The Humulus lupulus chromosome 7, drHumLupu1.1, whole genome shotgun sequence region ctcgctgttttaaattcttggttaggcatctaagttctttgaacttgaggttttttgtcggtaagtatcttctcggttGTTTAGTTCATCCcttttcatcttttttcttttagaagtactcacctttctattattggttttaggagtgttccaaaatcccgaccttgttctcacatcccggtatttggtaaggaaaataggatagtttctatatgcttatgtgtatgtttatgtataatatgtttatgctatagtacattatgttatgttttatctaGTGCTCATAGTTGCTTtgtgccctagtgtttatcatttttatgtttgtagttatgatttaccctaccttagATATTAGACAAGGgatctagatgggttatcatatactaccatatgatttaccctacctcaaatattagactgGGGatttagatgggttatcatatattaccatgtgatctaacctacgtcaaatattagacaggggacatagatggtttatcacatgtcataatggccattaatagtgtagTCTTATGTGGTAtgcatatgtttatagtatatgttatatgtttatatgcttgtagtagattttccttactgggcactaggctcattcctttattttatatgtgcaggaaaataattatggtggcgggaagattcttggcggcttgggattgtgtattgaggaaggatggattcggtggactgcatgaacgattcgaggatgaagttgtttttagtcatttcaattatgttttctatgtattttctgcacctgattttgtaacgaatatatttaagatttaagttatgttttattttcaaacaatgggatcccatatcctaccctgaatttttatgtattctAAACTTTGCTTTATAGTattcaataaagttatgactatttcgtatgtatgttttcttaagattagtgtctatgtatagtagtcattaatggtccaaggtctagaattggTTGGGTCTTTACAATTTGgccccaagtgatggtaatgacctacatccacttagagttcttattaatgtaatgaaaaTCCTGCGATCAGTAAACcagggtttactgagtttcacaagctcaataaTAGTTACAAAGAATTGCATAACCACAATGATCTTCTCTCTCAGTCTCCAAAAGAACAGAAATATCCCAGCAAAAAGATCCCCTTTACaagccctttgagtcttatttataggctcaaggatctccttATGGGCCAATGGgtcttgattacatttaatacaaacgtatttgaataataatggaaataaCACTTTTTACATAAATACAAGGTTAAATATCTCTAGAAACTATCTGACATACTGCGACCAACCTTGGTCGCCTATGAAATATCCCCTTTGCCGTGTGAATTCccctctggtcgatggtcaacCAGAACATAACCACTTAAATTGCCGCACGCACCTCACGTGCGtactaatcttgccacgtcatcaagtgcatcttttttgggtaaacaatactAAATAGTGAATTAATATTAACAAAGAAATTCTTAAAGATTGGTTCCCGACAATGGCGCCAAGAACTTGTTATTGATTTTATCATCCTCACATAAGCGCACGTATCGTCATAAATAGTATATTAAAATTGATTCCACATAAACTAATCTTTAATTTGTTAATtaccaaaaactaattttttttttatcaaaagaaaatatatattgatCAACAAGCAGTTACAAAACAAACCAGAGGAAGGAACAACCTacctcagccaaaaccagaaCAACATTCACAAATTCATTACAAACTTAAGCATTTGCTTTTCACCATAAGAACACTTACTGCCTACGAAATTCAGAATTGTAGCTTTGTTAGAAAATCTAATCATATGGTCAATCCTATACACTGGTAAGCAAAAGTTATCATGCCAGCAATGGTTCCTATTCTGCCATATGTAATACACAGCAGCTGCACAAGAAGTATGTAGAACCACCGAAAACCAGCCATCCCGAGGCAAAGTCAGCCACTTGATCCAATTACTAAACTGAACCGGCCAGGAGAATCCTCTAAGCCAACCCTGGATGGCAAGGATAACATTTCTGgagaaaacacaaaaaaaaaataagtgaGTATGAGACTCTTCCTCTTGACCACAAACTGGACAGCATGCTAATAGGAGAGGGATATGGCAAGACAGCAACCAATCCCTGGTATTCAACTTCTGGTTTACTGCAAGCCAGAATATAAACTGGTGTTTTGGAGCTGAAAGCCTACACCAGAGTGCCTTTATATATTGAACCCGCTCACCAGGAAACACAGTCACATACAAGGAGCCCAGATGGATTTTACCATTCCTGACCGCAGCATTCATCACTGCACCAGACCAGAGATGTCTCAGTTTAATGAGTCTCCTCCAATACCAACTTGTATCATGCTTTAAGCGATACTCCCAAATTGACTCACCCTTTAGATAAACACCATCAACCCATTTAACCCATAAGAAGTCCTGCTTGGAAGAGACTGCCCAAAAATATTTAGCCATCACTACTTTGTTCCAAGATGAGCTGTCCTTGAAACCCAGCCCCCCAAAGCATTTAGGCCTACTGACATGCTCCCAGGATATCCTATGCATTTTACTTCTATTTTCCCTCTCACCCCAAAGGAACCTCAAACACAGCCTATCTATAGCTTTCACAACTTTTTGAGGTAAAATAAAGATGTTCATCCAATAGGAACGAATCCCCAACAAAACTGAATTGATTAAATGCACACGGCCAGCATAAGATAAATGGCGATTAGACCACCCTTTCAGCCTAGCTCTCATTTTATCAATCAGAATATCACAATCACTTGCTCTCCACTTGGTCGGTCTCAAGGGAACTCCCAAATAACTCATGGGGAATTGCCCTTCTAACTGACAAAAATCCTGAAGCAGTCTGTCTTTCTCCTCTGCAGCAAGCCCTCCTATGTCAACTCTTGATTTGTTTTTACTTATAGTGAGGCTCGAAGAGTTAGCAAACACAGTGAACACTTGCTGAAAAATTCTAACTGATTCCTGATTAGCCTTACAAAACACAGAAGATCATCCGCAAAACAGAGATTAACTAGCTTTAAGGACTTACATAAGGGATGAAACCTGAATTCTTTCTCTGTTGAAGCTTTGAGCAACAATCTAGTGAGGTAATCAATCACTATAACAAACAGTAAGGGCGAAATAGGATCTCCTTGCTTCAGCCCTCTAGCACCTTGAAAACGCCCTTGAATACTACCATTCAAAACCAAGGCATAAGAAGAACCCCTGAGACAAATCATAATCCATCTTATAAACCTCTTCGAAAAGCACAATGCATTAAGGAGATTTTCCAAAAAATTCCTTAGACAACGAGGAGAAATATTTCTCCTATTATAACCCTTAAGCAAATCTTGGAGGATAAGAACATTATGAGCAAGGAGGCGATTCTTAATAAAAGCCCCTTGATTCGGGTTTATCAAAGCAGGAAGCACTTTATTAAGTCTATTGCATAAcatttttgaaatacatttatatAATGTATTGCAACAAGCAATAGGCCTAAACTCAGATGCATTAACTGGATGCTCAACTTTCGGAATTAGAGATAATAAGGTACTGTTCAAAGAGTGAGGAATAATATCTGATTTGAAAAAATCGAGAACAGCCCCTGCAATTTCCCAACCAATATCCTTCCATAAAGCCTTAAAAAAACCAGCCCCGAACCCGTCTGGACCTGGACTTTTAAGGGAATTGATGTTGAACATTGCTATTTTTACCTCTTTAACAGTAAAAGGTTTAATTAAACCCAGCTGGTCCTCCCTGCTCAAGACAGCTCCAAACCAGATAGCTTGATCATCAATCTCCCCTGAAGCTTTACTAGCCGAACCCAGAAATTTTTTGAAGTGAACCAGAAAATGGTCAGCAACTCTATCATAGTCATCAACAATTTTACCATCATTAGAAACAAAAGAAACAATTTTATTAGCTAGCTTCCTTTTCTTTATGCTGGCATGAAAGAAAGATGAGTTGGAATCCCCAAACCTTAACCAATCTATTTTACTCTTTTGATACATAAAGCTAGCATAAACCTTCTCTTGCCTCTTAAACTCAAGATAAGACTCCCGGTCTTCAATGGAAAGCAATCTATTGGACGGATCAGCAAGACATTTAGAATGGGCTTGTTTATACTCAAACTTGCTTTTCTCATAATTACTTGAAACGTCCCCCATAATCTTCCAGTTAAATCTCTTCAGAATATGCTTGAGACGATTTAACTTCCAGCTAATATGATCTAAACCCCTGCCAAGAAACTTCAAAGGCCGGTTCCAGCTAGTAAGAACAACCTCTCTAAATTGAGGATGACCAGCCCACAGATTATAAAAACGAAAAGGTTTCACCCCCACCCTTATCGCTGGCAATGCTTAATCAAGATCATTGAGTGATCAGAGCCAATTTCCCATTGAGTTCTAGCCGAAGCAAAAGGATGAGTATCCAGCCAAGACTCATTAACAAACACCCTATCCAACTTAGAAAAAAATATGATCCTCACCTTCTTGGTTATTAGACCAAGTGAAGAACGGACCCATGGTTTTCATTTCTTCCACTAAACCCAGATCTAACCATTTTCTAGCATCCTCCATCTCTTTCACTGTAATAGGACGACCACCCATTCTATCGTGGGGGTTAAAAACTGCATTGAAATCCCCAAGTACCATCCAAGCTTTACTAGGCCAAGACAAGTGCTCCAAATCCATCCATTAGCAGCGCCTCATTTCCAAATTATTAGAACCATAAACAAAAGTAATACAGAAAGAATTCTGATTATACACTTTAACTTGACAGTGGAGAAGTTGATCGCTCTCCTGTAACACCTCTAGCTGCACCAAATTAGCATTCCAAATCACCAAGATTCTACCTTCCACAACCTTACTACTGTAGAACTCCCAACCATTAAACATGGTAATCATAACGTCTTTCAGCTTGTCTCCCCTGATTTTAGTTTCAAGAAGAGCCCCAATCCCAACTTTATTCAGCCTACATACATCCAAAATAGACTTCTGTTTATTCACCTTATTCATccctctaacattccaactcaTAATGTTGATACTATCCATGGGAATTGGATTTAATTGGGACTGTGACTGCTGTTTGCTGACCTTCCTGAAGAACACTAAACTTGTTAATTGCTGGTTTAACAGGGACCTGAGCTTCTGGCCTCTTAAATCTAGATGGTTTCGGGGAAATCCATTTAGCCGCACCTGGAACAGTGGATTCCTGATCTTCAGCTAACTGAGGCGCTCTAGAAGAACCAGCAACAGACGCACCACCCTTCTGGCTAAGTTCAGGATTATGCTCATTATGGCCAACCACCTTCTCGACCTCCTCTTGAACTGGTATCCCTGCTATGTTTCCTTCCTTTTGCTGCCCCTCTTTCTTCCTCCAAACAGCTTCAGAAACAAATTTACATGAAGAAATTGAGTGACCCAACTTCTTACAATTGGAACACTTTGTTGGCATCCATTCATACTCAATAATCTGATCTGCTATTTGCCCTTTCTCATTAAAATAGCTAATGAATTTTGGTAGAGAATCAGTAATCTCCATCTCAACTAAGACTCTTGCAAATTTTA contains the following coding sequences:
- the LOC133792113 gene encoding uncharacterized protein LOC133792113; amino-acid sequence: MLHYAEPYQKDGQTVAKLDLEEIEVEASFWKSAIICVVIGANPPLAVFEGFVKRIWGNLGIVSVARMNAGFTMVKFRDEATKDLVLESGVVHFDRKPVVLRPWTTDIESLKSIKYVPIWVRLPDLGLQYWGVNCLSALVSTIGKPIMIDKITQNRSMIKFARVLVEMEITDSLPKFISYFNEKGQIADQIIEYEWMPTKCSNCKKLGHSISSCKFVSEAVWRKKEGQQKEGNIAGIPVQEEVEKVVGHNEHNPELSQKGGASVAGSSRAPQLAEDQESTVPGAAKWISPKPSRFKRPEAQVPVKPAINKFSVLQEGQQTAVTVPIKSNSHG